From one Paenibacillus terrae HPL-003 genomic stretch:
- a CDS encoding HAD family hydrolase — protein sequence MIYASDLDQTLIYSKRSLGVPLESPGLLPAEHMEGETAAFISAQALQLLKTLSKDVIFMPVTTRTMAQYRRITVFQTELVPAYAVTSNGGNIIVGGEVDREWNRRIHEQVRRDGANAEEARHVFGQVLHEDWVVSERFCDELFYAFVIERDRMPLEQVLEKARIMREMGWEVSIQGRKVYLVPAAVNKQAAVEHIRNLTDGGPIVASGDSLLDRCLLDYADYAIAPRHGELYREQLRDELEVNYRFTEGSGVYAADEIMAYVHEVQLISREIGDKAL from the coding sequence ATGATCTACGCAAGCGATCTGGATCAGACGCTAATTTACTCCAAACGTTCGCTTGGCGTGCCGTTGGAGTCGCCTGGGCTGCTGCCGGCGGAACACATGGAAGGGGAAACAGCGGCGTTTATTTCAGCACAGGCCCTTCAACTGCTGAAGACGCTGTCGAAAGACGTGATATTTATGCCTGTGACGACTCGCACGATGGCACAGTATCGACGGATCACGGTGTTTCAAACGGAGCTGGTTCCGGCGTATGCCGTGACCAGTAATGGCGGTAACATCATTGTCGGAGGCGAGGTGGATCGGGAGTGGAATCGCCGTATTCACGAGCAGGTACGCCGAGATGGTGCTAATGCGGAAGAAGCACGTCATGTATTCGGACAGGTGCTGCATGAGGATTGGGTTGTGAGTGAGCGTTTCTGTGACGAGTTATTTTACGCATTCGTTATTGAACGAGATCGTATGCCGCTGGAGCAGGTGCTGGAGAAGGCGCGAATCATGCGTGAAATGGGCTGGGAGGTATCCATTCAAGGGCGTAAGGTGTATCTGGTCCCTGCGGCCGTAAATAAACAGGCAGCCGTGGAGCATATCCGTAACCTCACGGATGGGGGGCCTATCGTTGCGTCCGGTGACTCTTTGCTAGATCGCTGCTTGCTGGACTATGCTGACTATGCGATTGCTCCGCGCCATGGCGAGCTGTACAGGGAACAGCTCCGGGATGAGCTGGAAGTCAATTACCGTTTTACGGAAGGTTCGGGTGTCTATGCTGCGGACGAAATTATGGCCTATGTCCATGAAGTACAGCTCATTTCAAGAGAGATAGGGGACAAGGCTCTGTGA
- a CDS encoding ABC transporter permease, producing MKAAPTVERDSLFSPVDRSQLPAPTLSRPKESPWRGRLRRLFNNKLSLLGLSLLIIIIALAIAGPSMVPYAPSDQSLLKTNLPPSGEHWFGTDDLGRDVWARTWAGARISLMIGFAAAAIDLVLGILVGCIAGYCAGRGKTGDRIDSILMRIIEILYSIPYLLVIILLLVIMKPGLLTMIIALSITGWVGMARVVRGQILQLKQQEYVLAARSLGTSHSRIIFKHLLPNAAAIIIVNLTFTIPSAIFAESFLSFLGLGIQSPSASWGTMANDSLGVILSGQWWRLFFPGLMISLTMLAFNTLGDGLQDALDPRSQH from the coding sequence ATGAAAGCAGCACCCACTGTCGAAAGGGACAGCCTATTCAGTCCCGTTGACCGCAGCCAGCTGCCCGCCCCTACATTGTCCAGACCCAAAGAATCACCATGGCGGGGTCGGCTTCGCAGACTTTTTAACAACAAGCTCTCTCTGTTGGGGCTTTCCTTACTTATCATTATTATAGCGCTGGCCATTGCCGGACCTTCCATGGTTCCTTATGCACCCAGTGACCAATCCCTATTGAAGACGAATCTGCCTCCTTCGGGGGAGCATTGGTTTGGCACGGATGATCTGGGAAGAGACGTATGGGCACGGACTTGGGCCGGGGCCAGAATCTCACTGATGATCGGCTTTGCCGCTGCCGCCATTGATTTGGTGCTTGGCATTCTCGTCGGCTGTATAGCCGGATATTGTGCGGGACGTGGCAAAACGGGCGACCGGATTGACAGCATCCTGATGCGTATTATTGAGATTTTGTACAGCATCCCTTATTTGCTGGTCATCATTTTGTTGCTCGTCATTATGAAGCCGGGATTACTCACGATGATTATTGCCTTATCCATTACCGGATGGGTTGGTATGGCCCGTGTCGTCCGAGGGCAGATTTTGCAGCTCAAGCAGCAGGAATATGTGTTAGCCGCCCGTAGTTTGGGAACCTCCCATTCGCGCATTATTTTCAAGCATTTGCTGCCGAATGCAGCGGCGATCATTATCGTGAACCTGACGTTCACCATTCCGTCGGCTATTTTTGCCGAATCGTTCCTGAGCTTTCTTGGTCTGGGGATTCAATCTCCTTCCGCCAGTTGGGGGACAATGGCTAACGATTCACTCGGGGTCATTTTAAGCGGGCAATGGTGGCGACTGTTCTTCCCCGGACTGATGATCTCGCTCACCATGCTGGCGTTCAACACGCTCGGAGACGGGCTTCAGGATGCGCTTGACCCGCGTTCACAACATTAA
- a CDS encoding toxic anion resistance protein: MATPWAELKKEDEQKVTEEASQLIQKVSQSDVMSLDTLMDDIGKLGVKTQERAGQTLKMLDRPVNDLMSGDRAEVSSMILKLRDECETLQQSKNVSFFGKLLRKSPLKNYIYKYQSVKTNIEQIITALRDGKDNLEENIVSMRQLKKASIEEIYNLQTKIAFGNRLKELFETEIAKPENETRKPHLERGLRKVVTRTQSMTEMILLYNQAIAATDIINDNNDKLIDSVNNAIDKTSNLITVSAMIAMALADQDKIISAVDATNRTIENQFKENAKLLKTTTERTTDLLSKPSMSLEAVNQAIGDLVSALDLSEKSNRQIIESCHDYTSKMTAINANLSQRLGIEGKEQPKSLKDKDSSEGLSSFLN, encoded by the coding sequence ATGGCTACCCCATGGGCTGAATTGAAAAAAGAAGACGAACAAAAGGTGACCGAGGAGGCTTCACAGCTGATTCAGAAGGTGTCACAGAGCGATGTCATGAGCCTGGATACCCTGATGGACGACATCGGAAAGCTGGGAGTTAAAACGCAGGAGCGCGCGGGACAGACTCTAAAAATGCTGGATCGTCCGGTGAACGATCTCATGTCCGGCGACCGCGCCGAGGTATCGAGCATGATCTTAAAGCTGCGGGATGAATGCGAAACGCTCCAACAGAGCAAAAATGTGAGTTTTTTTGGCAAGCTTCTACGGAAAAGCCCATTGAAGAACTACATTTACAAATATCAGTCGGTCAAAACGAACATCGAGCAAATCATCACAGCTTTGAGAGACGGTAAGGACAATCTGGAAGAAAATATCGTCAGCATGAGGCAGTTGAAAAAGGCTTCCATAGAGGAAATCTACAATTTGCAGACGAAGATCGCCTTTGGCAATCGGTTGAAGGAGCTGTTCGAGACTGAGATTGCCAAGCCGGAGAATGAAACGCGTAAGCCTCATCTGGAACGGGGACTGCGCAAGGTGGTTACTCGCACGCAGTCGATGACCGAAATGATTTTGCTCTACAATCAGGCGATTGCGGCAACGGATATTATTAATGATAATAATGATAAACTGATTGATTCCGTAAATAATGCCATTGATAAAACGTCGAATCTGATCACTGTATCGGCTATGATTGCGATGGCACTGGCGGATCAGGACAAAATCATTTCAGCCGTGGATGCCACGAATCGTACGATTGAGAATCAATTCAAGGAAAATGCCAAGCTTCTCAAAACGACGACCGAGAGAACGACGGATTTACTTAGCAAGCCCTCGATGTCACTGGAGGCTGTAAATCAGGCGATTGGCGATTTGGTATCTGCTTTGGATCTGTCTGAAAAATCCAACCGTCAAATTATTGAAAGTTGCCATGATTATACGAGCAAAATGACGGCAATCAACGCCAACCTCAGCCAGCGTTTGGGTATAGAGGGGAAGGAACAGCCCAAGAGTTTGAAGGATAAAGATTCTTCTGAAGGTCTAAGCTCGTTTCTGAACTGA
- a CDS encoding cysteine protease StiP family protein: MKQTLMKQIQQKNIYPPEPLGSYPASDVTFLLKDLSRVTLEKGTEDREEAIQSGVHYSEMLPVEYEPTAEYIALFHETLAQSAGKVALAAASVAEMIVRKRGLNTAIVSLARAGTPIGILIKRYIDWKYGVSLPHYSISIIRGKGIDRNAILYILQQHGLDIELQFVDGWTGKGAIRQVLIEACREMNADYGLRLNDDLAVLADPGSCSDTFGTREDYLIPSACLNSTVSGLMSRTVLRDDLIGPDDFHGAKFYEAWRSVDQSNTFVDTVSSYFQDVAETAAAYAEQMTLNPPVVTWQGLRDIEAIQEAFGIKDINLVKPGVGETTRVLLRRVPWKILIDREDNPNLRHIVLLAKDRGVPVEVFRGLTYSCCGIIKPLKGGQE; encoded by the coding sequence ATGAAGCAGACACTCATGAAGCAAATACAACAGAAGAACATTTATCCGCCCGAACCGTTGGGGAGCTATCCTGCATCGGATGTTACTTTTTTATTGAAGGATTTGAGCCGTGTTACGTTGGAAAAAGGGACCGAGGATCGTGAAGAGGCGATTCAGTCGGGAGTCCATTATTCAGAAATGCTTCCGGTGGAATATGAGCCTACAGCGGAGTATATTGCGTTGTTTCACGAAACGCTTGCCCAATCGGCCGGAAAAGTCGCATTAGCCGCAGCTTCTGTGGCTGAAATGATTGTGAGAAAAAGGGGCCTGAACACGGCAATTGTTTCGCTTGCCAGAGCAGGAACGCCCATCGGTATCTTGATCAAGCGGTATATTGACTGGAAGTATGGCGTTTCCCTGCCGCATTACAGCATTTCCATTATTCGCGGCAAAGGCATCGACCGGAATGCTATTTTGTATATTTTACAGCAGCATGGGCTGGATATTGAGCTTCAGTTTGTAGATGGCTGGACGGGAAAAGGGGCGATTCGGCAGGTGCTGATCGAGGCTTGCCGTGAGATGAACGCAGATTACGGATTACGCCTGAATGATGATCTGGCGGTGCTGGCCGATCCGGGTAGCTGCTCGGATACCTTTGGTACACGGGAAGATTATTTGATCCCAAGCGCTTGTCTGAATTCGACCGTATCGGGTTTGATGAGCCGGACGGTATTGCGCGACGATCTGATAGGACCGGATGATTTCCATGGGGCCAAATTTTATGAAGCCTGGCGGTCGGTCGACCAGTCCAATACGTTTGTGGATACGGTTTCCAGTTACTTTCAAGACGTGGCTGAAACTGCCGCTGCGTATGCTGAACAGATGACATTGAATCCACCTGTGGTGACGTGGCAGGGCTTACGGGATATCGAGGCGATTCAAGAGGCTTTTGGTATTAAGGATATCAATCTGGTCAAGCCCGGTGTGGGGGAGACGACCCGTGTGCTGCTGCGCAGGGTGCCGTGGAAAATTCTGATTGATCGTGAAGATAATCCGAATCTTCGGCATATCGTGCTGCTGGCAAAGGACCGGGGAGTGCCTGTCGAGGTATTTAGAGGGCTGACCTATTCCTGCTGCGGGATCATTAAGCCGCTCAAGGGGGGACAAGAATGA
- a CDS encoding Fic family protein: protein MFKPRYTITSSMINDLLKIERSSVVVEQLPLPGTILEELKKEAQEVTVLLSTKMEGNTLDNEAKRKVLYKSSKNDEEQEVYNLMKAIEFLDESEQRELPITEEWIKKLHAIIKVVHGRRPRLSEYRNEQNKVGDRNQAGFYLPPESQDVPVLMEDLIAWINSPHNVNLAAPIQAGTAMWQFLTIHPYMDGNGRTARMIATYILRRGGYGLKGLFVLENFYDRNLNDYYRALQMKLSHNYYFGRNDADITVWLEYFLSGLAEVYSEAAEIVRQKNSEMLRVEPELIRKLDIQQRTLFRQLVFKQNAASITEICRLLDAGERTVREKIKKWIEEGFLDPKDPEAQRIRTIVLSAQYEELAVDIRNESEKYQYLLGSDD from the coding sequence ATGTTTAAGCCGAGATATACCATTACTTCGTCGATGATTAATGACTTACTGAAAATAGAACGCTCCAGCGTAGTTGTAGAGCAGCTTCCGCTTCCGGGAACGATTCTTGAGGAATTAAAAAAAGAAGCACAAGAGGTTACTGTACTTCTTTCAACCAAAATGGAAGGTAACACTCTGGACAATGAGGCAAAGCGGAAGGTTCTTTATAAATCCAGTAAAAACGACGAAGAGCAAGAGGTTTATAACCTGATGAAGGCAATTGAATTTCTAGATGAGTCAGAGCAGCGTGAACTGCCCATCACCGAAGAATGGATTAAAAAACTACATGCTATCATTAAAGTAGTACATGGACGCAGACCCAGACTGAGCGAATACCGTAATGAACAAAATAAAGTCGGCGACCGCAATCAGGCAGGCTTTTATCTCCCGCCGGAGTCTCAAGATGTTCCCGTTCTGATGGAAGACTTGATTGCATGGATTAATTCGCCGCATAATGTGAATTTAGCTGCTCCCATTCAAGCAGGAACAGCCATGTGGCAGTTTCTAACTATTCATCCGTACATGGATGGCAACGGAAGAACCGCTCGTATGATCGCTACGTACATTTTGCGTAGAGGGGGTTATGGTCTGAAAGGATTGTTTGTTTTGGAAAATTTCTACGATCGAAACCTGAATGATTATTACCGTGCATTGCAAATGAAGCTTTCCCACAACTATTATTTTGGTCGAAATGATGCAGATATAACCGTTTGGTTGGAGTACTTTTTGAGTGGATTGGCTGAAGTATACTCAGAAGCAGCAGAGATCGTTCGACAAAAAAATAGCGAGATGCTCAGGGTAGAACCTGAACTGATCCGGAAGCTGGACATACAGCAACGTACACTATTCCGTCAATTGGTATTCAAGCAAAATGCCGCCTCAATAACTGAGATTTGTAGGCTATTGGACGCTGGTGAACGAACGGTACGAGAAAAGATTAAAAAGTGGATTGAAGAAGGGTTCCTGGATCCAAAAGATCCGGAAGCGCAACGTATCCGTACCATCGTTCTTTCAGCCCAATATGAAGAACTTGCTGTCGATATTCGTAATGAATCCGAAAAATACCAGTATCTTTTGGGTAGTGATGACTAA
- a CDS encoding amino acid ABC transporter substrate-binding protein encodes MRKTAMFTMMIGLIMIVLAGCSGGKDNSKLIIGIDDKFAPMGFRDENNELTGFDIDYAKAAAEQMGKQVEFQPIDWSAKESELNSGRIDLIWNGYTITDERKEKVLFTKPYLKNSQVIALPAKSKLSKLDELAGKNVGLQTLSSAADALDANPIKSKLKQVSEYPDNVLALTDLKTGRLDAVVIDEVVAKYYMSKEPGTYKLLGESLAPEEYGIGVKKGNEELLTQLQSALDELHKNGKAAEISKKWFGEDKVLN; translated from the coding sequence ATGAGAAAAACAGCCATGTTTACAATGATGATTGGATTGATTATGATCGTTTTGGCCGGATGTTCCGGCGGCAAGGATAACAGCAAGCTGATTATCGGAATTGATGATAAATTTGCACCGATGGGTTTTAGAGATGAAAATAATGAGCTGACCGGCTTTGATATTGATTATGCCAAGGCGGCTGCGGAACAGATGGGCAAGCAAGTGGAATTTCAGCCCATTGACTGGTCTGCCAAAGAATCCGAGCTGAACAGCGGCCGTATTGATCTGATTTGGAACGGCTATACGATTACGGATGAGCGTAAGGAAAAAGTGCTGTTTACGAAGCCGTACCTTAAAAATAGTCAGGTGATCGCGCTACCTGCCAAATCCAAGCTCTCGAAGCTGGACGAACTGGCGGGCAAAAACGTGGGTCTTCAGACGTTGTCCTCGGCAGCAGATGCACTGGATGCGAACCCGATCAAGAGTAAGCTGAAACAGGTGTCTGAGTATCCCGATAATGTTCTTGCGTTGACTGATCTGAAAACCGGACGTTTGGATGCGGTTGTCATTGACGAAGTGGTAGCCAAATACTATATGTCCAAAGAGCCAGGAACCTATAAGCTGCTTGGTGAATCGCTGGCCCCTGAGGAGTACGGCATCGGCGTGAAAAAAGGGAACGAAGAGCTGCTGACGCAATTGCAATCTGCTTTGGATGAGCTGCACAAGAACGGCAAAGCTGCTGAAATTTCGAAAAAGTGGTTTGGTGAAGATAAAGTTTTGAATTAA
- a CDS encoding peptide ABC transporter substrate-binding protein — MKKMHWMTLILLLAVTALAGCSGNTDKAASNDPAAAPQADVPQEITANLAGGEPYTLDPAFASDTTSYFVIDNLYEGLYTYDKAGKIVEGAASKVDVSPDGKTYTFTIRDGAKWSNGDPVTAKDFEYSWKRVLNPKTAAYDPSALYYIKGAEAYNTGKGKIEDVGVTAKDDKTLIVELKSPLSFFPTIAVGHAYLPVNQSVVEKSDKWAAEANTIVGNGAYVAKEWKHNEQITLAKNDQYWNKDAITMATINFKMVQDSTTYYQMYKTGDLDLILSLPVDTLDQEKSNKEFLSHPSFSVYTYSFNVKQKPFDNKKIRQAIAYAIDREILATNVTKGGETPAYGYVPYGTTTPSGKDFRDEAPKKYYEFDAAKAKQLLAEGLKEEGLTKLPPITFKYNTSDKHKKVAEAIQEMLKTNLGVEVTLENQEWKTYIDTFKQKNFQIARMGWEGNFLDPLGVLGHYTSKNSNNFTNWSNPEYDKLIESSTFELDPTKRFEQLHQAEDVLMEDLPIIPIQFSADTALISPKVQGIVFDARSNPDLRFAKRVEK, encoded by the coding sequence ATGAAAAAAATGCATTGGATGACTCTCATTTTACTTTTAGCAGTAACGGCTTTGGCCGGATGCTCTGGCAATACAGACAAAGCAGCAAGCAATGATCCAGCCGCTGCACCGCAAGCAGATGTTCCACAGGAAATTACAGCCAACCTGGCAGGTGGCGAGCCTTATACGCTGGACCCTGCTTTTGCATCGGATACAACGTCCTACTTTGTTATTGATAACCTGTACGAAGGACTGTATACATACGACAAAGCTGGTAAAATCGTAGAGGGCGCTGCCAGCAAAGTAGACGTATCTCCTGACGGCAAAACATACACCTTCACCATCCGCGACGGTGCCAAATGGTCGAATGGTGACCCGGTTACTGCTAAGGATTTTGAATACTCCTGGAAACGGGTGCTGAATCCGAAAACGGCTGCCTACGATCCTTCCGCCCTGTACTACATCAAAGGAGCCGAAGCCTACAACACAGGCAAAGGTAAAATCGAGGACGTGGGTGTTACAGCTAAAGACGATAAAACCCTTATAGTTGAACTGAAATCACCGCTGAGCTTCTTCCCAACGATCGCAGTGGGTCACGCGTATCTGCCAGTAAACCAATCCGTGGTTGAGAAAAGCGACAAATGGGCGGCAGAAGCCAACACCATTGTCGGCAATGGCGCATATGTAGCCAAGGAATGGAAGCATAATGAGCAAATTACACTGGCTAAGAACGACCAATATTGGAACAAGGATGCCATTACGATGGCAACCATTAACTTTAAAATGGTTCAAGACTCCACCACTTATTATCAAATGTACAAAACAGGTGATCTGGATCTGATTTTGAGTCTTCCCGTGGATACACTGGATCAGGAGAAGAGCAACAAGGAATTTTTGTCGCATCCATCTTTCAGTGTGTACACTTATTCTTTTAACGTAAAACAAAAGCCTTTTGACAATAAAAAAATCAGACAGGCCATTGCCTACGCGATTGACCGCGAAATCCTGGCGACCAACGTAACTAAAGGTGGCGAAACTCCGGCTTACGGATATGTTCCATACGGAACAACAACACCGTCTGGCAAGGACTTCCGTGACGAAGCGCCCAAAAAATACTATGAATTCGACGCTGCCAAAGCGAAACAATTGCTGGCTGAAGGTTTGAAAGAAGAAGGTCTGACCAAGCTGCCACCGATCACCTTCAAGTACAACACTTCGGACAAGCATAAAAAAGTAGCCGAAGCGATTCAGGAAATGCTGAAAACCAACTTGGGCGTTGAAGTAACGCTGGAAAATCAGGAATGGAAAACATACATTGATACCTTCAAACAAAAGAACTTCCAGATCGCCCGTATGGGCTGGGAAGGAAACTTCCTTGATCCGCTCGGCGTATTGGGACATTATACTTCCAAAAACTCGAATAACTTTACCAACTGGAGCAACCCGGAGTATGACAAGCTGATCGAATCTTCTACCTTCGAGCTTGATCCGACAAAACGCTTTGAGCAGCTTCATCAGGCTGAGGACGTATTGATGGAAGACCTGCCAATTATTCCGATCCAGTTCTCTGCGGATACGGCATTAATCAGTCCTAAAGTTCAAGGCATCGTATTTGACGCCCGTTCGAACCCGGATCTTCGTTTTGCTAAACGGGTCGAAAAATAA
- a CDS encoding DUF3899 domain-containing protein — MFFRFGITALIVGTFGYLYASPHLLDGREHIATANLLFLLGLLGLVIGAIFHVLQSGFLTLFLRGFVDIGQLFIRQSKALQEENERLRSDESLTAWKTSVFRHLKVYTSGCGTGLVLCSMVLMGIS, encoded by the coding sequence ATGTTTTTTCGTTTCGGGATCACGGCTCTGATCGTCGGTACCTTTGGCTATCTGTATGCCTCACCCCATCTGTTGGATGGCCGTGAACATATCGCTACCGCCAATCTGCTATTCCTGTTGGGCTTGCTAGGCTTGGTGATCGGCGCGATTTTCCACGTCCTGCAAAGCGGGTTTCTCACCCTTTTCCTGCGGGGATTCGTAGACATCGGGCAGCTGTTCATCCGACAATCCAAGGCACTACAGGAGGAAAACGAACGTTTGCGTTCGGATGAGTCTCTAACTGCCTGGAAAACGTCGGTGTTCCGTCATCTCAAGGTGTACACCTCGGGGTGCGGTACGGGGCTTGTGCTTTGCTCGATGGTTTTAATGGGGATAAGTTAG
- a CDS encoding ABC transporter permease, which translates to MYILKRLFTMLVTLWIIVTLTFIIMHIIPGDPFSNDSKTIPEAVLQNMRARYNLDKPLAVQYVLYLKNLLVLDMGPSIQSKTTDVNMLIARGFPPSAMLGIQSIVVAIIAGIALGTLAALHHNRPLDYISMFIAIVGISVPSFILAPLLIKYVAVKWHLLPVASWGTWQHTVLPSLALAVSPLAVIARFMRTSMLEVMHQEYIRTAKAKGLSSWAVVIRHGLRNALIPVLSFIGPLFASVITGTFVVEKIFAIPGIGKYFVDSIFNRDYPVIMGTTIFYSAILVVTLFLIDISYRLVDPRIKLVSKGD; encoded by the coding sequence ATGTACATTTTAAAACGTCTTTTTACGATGCTTGTTACGTTGTGGATTATCGTCACTTTAACGTTCATCATCATGCACATCATTCCGGGGGACCCATTCTCGAACGATTCTAAAACGATTCCGGAAGCGGTTCTGCAAAACATGCGCGCCAGATACAATCTGGACAAACCGCTTGCAGTGCAGTATGTGTTATATCTGAAAAATTTGCTGGTGCTGGATATGGGCCCATCTATTCAATCGAAAACGACGGACGTAAACATGCTCATTGCCAGAGGTTTTCCACCTTCTGCAATGCTCGGCATTCAATCCATCGTAGTTGCGATTATTGCGGGTATTGCGCTCGGAACGCTGGCAGCTTTACATCATAATCGACCATTGGATTATATTTCGATGTTTATTGCCATTGTCGGTATTTCCGTGCCCAGCTTCATTTTGGCACCGCTTTTAATCAAATATGTCGCCGTCAAATGGCATCTGCTCCCGGTCGCCTCATGGGGAACCTGGCAGCATACGGTGCTTCCATCGCTGGCTCTCGCCGTTTCACCTCTCGCCGTCATCGCCCGCTTCATGCGGACAAGCATGCTGGAAGTGATGCATCAGGAATACATACGCACCGCCAAGGCGAAGGGGCTGTCCTCTTGGGCAGTAGTCATCCGTCACGGGTTGCGCAATGCGCTGATTCCCGTGCTGTCCTTCATTGGACCCCTGTTCGCTTCCGTCATTACAGGTACCTTTGTTGTGGAAAAAATATTCGCCATTCCCGGCATCGGTAAATACTTTGTAGACAGTATATTTAACCGGGATTATCCAGTCATTATGGGCACCACCATTTTTTACAGTGCCATTCTGGTCGTCACCTTATTTTTAATTGATATTTCTTATCGTCTTGTCGATCCGCGAATCAAATTAGTCAGCAAAGGAGATTAA
- a CDS encoding amino acid ABC transporter permease — translation MSMDYILRIMKPMLEGAQMTVILFFITLILSIPLGFIVTLLAKSRIKPIAWLMHTYIYVIRGTPLLLQLLFFCFGLPMLPVIGEYLVLDRTTAAVLAFVLNYAAYFAEIFRGGMLSIDKGQYEASQVLGLSKTQTLIRVIVPQMVRIALPAVTNEATTLVKDTALLYAVAVPELLHFANTAVNRDFSIVPYFVAAMIYLLLALVLTLFFRALEKRFKFE, via the coding sequence ATGAGTATGGATTATATTTTACGAATTATGAAGCCTATGCTCGAAGGGGCGCAGATGACGGTTATTTTATTTTTTATCACGCTCATCTTGTCCATTCCGCTGGGATTTATCGTTACATTGCTGGCGAAAAGCCGGATTAAGCCGATTGCCTGGCTGATGCATACGTACATTTATGTCATCCGGGGGACACCGCTTCTGCTGCAATTATTGTTCTTTTGTTTTGGTTTGCCGATGTTGCCTGTGATCGGGGAGTATCTGGTTCTGGACCGGACAACGGCAGCAGTGCTGGCATTTGTACTGAATTATGCAGCTTATTTTGCTGAAATTTTCCGAGGCGGAATGTTGTCGATTGATAAAGGGCAATACGAAGCTTCACAAGTGCTGGGCTTAAGCAAGACGCAGACGCTGATTAGAGTTATTGTGCCGCAAATGGTACGGATTGCTTTGCCTGCGGTCACGAATGAGGCGACAACACTGGTGAAAGATACGGCGTTGCTATATGCGGTAGCTGTACCGGAACTGCTGCATTTTGCGAATACGGCTGTGAACCGTGATTTTTCGATTGTGCCTTATTTTGTAGCAGCTATGATCTATTTGTTGTTGGCTTTGGTGCTGACGCTATTCTTTAGAGCGCTGGAAAAACGTTTTAAATTCGAGTAA
- a CDS encoding ATP-grasp domain-containing protein, which translates to MKKLKVYFNRWFSVAYHYMNAIRNNEDGIPFEIYATHSDPQHMALQASDVAEVEPRTSGVEYARYCADFCQRHRIDVFIPRWNMLDISRHLHLFDEIGTKVIVCRDTELLEQLMEKDLFYESIRQKDIVTIPDYAIACNAEQFKQAYESLIALGHKVCFKPCNAEGGMGFRIIDNERNPLEELFGHALNHISFEEAHRVLSSTESFPNLMVMELLEGYEYSIDCLADRDGKLLAAVPRRKAGGRLRLLEHHSELLDVAHKVAEAYHIPYNYNIQVKYNGERPKLLEINPRMSGGLHVSCLSGINFPYLAVKSALGNEVGSLHPRYDILASHIEQPITIRKSLH; encoded by the coding sequence GTGAAGAAGCTCAAAGTGTATTTTAACCGCTGGTTTTCGGTGGCGTATCATTATATGAATGCTATTCGTAACAATGAGGACGGTATTCCGTTCGAAATCTATGCGACGCACTCGGACCCGCAGCATATGGCGTTGCAGGCCAGTGATGTGGCTGAGGTGGAGCCTCGAACAAGTGGTGTGGAGTATGCACGTTATTGTGCGGATTTTTGCCAGCGTCACAGAATTGATGTATTTATTCCACGGTGGAATATGCTTGATATCAGTAGGCATCTTCATCTGTTCGACGAAATTGGAACGAAGGTCATCGTATGCCGAGATACCGAACTACTGGAGCAACTGATGGAAAAGGATCTGTTTTACGAATCCATTCGCCAAAAGGACATTGTCACGATTCCCGATTATGCCATTGCCTGCAATGCGGAGCAGTTTAAACAGGCTTATGAGTCGTTAATAGCACTTGGGCATAAGGTATGCTTCAAGCCATGTAATGCAGAAGGCGGGATGGGCTTTCGTATCATCGACAACGAGCGTAATCCACTGGAGGAACTGTTCGGCCATGCGCTAAACCATATCTCGTTCGAGGAGGCACATCGTGTATTGTCATCCACAGAGTCGTTCCCCAACCTGATGGTGATGGAGCTGCTGGAGGGCTACGAATACAGTATTGATTGTCTGGCTGACCGAGACGGAAAGCTGCTGGCAGCAGTTCCGCGCAGGAAGGCGGGGGGACGATTACGGTTGCTGGAGCACCATAGCGAGCTACTGGATGTGGCGCATAAGGTGGCTGAGGCGTATCACATTCCGTACAATTATAACATTCAGGTAAAATATAACGGCGAGCGTCCCAAACTGCTGGAGATCAATCCGCGGATGTCTGGGGGGCTGCATGTATCTTGCTTGTCCGGCATCAATTTTCCTTATCTGGCAGTGAAATCAGCTTTGGGAAATGAGGTCGGTTCGCTCCATCCGCGATACGACATTTTAGCCAGTCACATCGAGCAGCCGATCACCATACGTAAATCCTTACATTGA